One Halobacterium sp. DL1 DNA window includes the following coding sequences:
- a CDS encoding mechanosensitive ion channel MscS — protein sequence MWQRTVENRVRESPEMVPPLLGLLQSSIPVDGTLEIIAVASLAAIGIWYLGTWLQARFRTVNAELVRAGLLLALTVVVTVVLVQQWQSTADLLSIMGALEFGVNAAILVLLTVVVFVAAHAVTRIVKRLLLGERPKERTMTGHQRRILFYIGQVVVYVAAVFASLALWGIQLSDLLLGAGVLGIVLGLAFQSTLGSILAGFVLMLSRPFEVGDWVRIGDHEGFITEISINHVRLRNLDGEHVVLPNEGVNNRTIINRSVEGKLRHTVEVGVDYDTDPERAEAVALEAISDLDEIMSQPAPQVLPVQFTDSAVLLEVRFWIDNPTPQRRWRAAQVVIHAVKTAFGEADVKIPFPQRELTDRQADSGARVAETSRRPTETDDL from the coding sequence ATCTGGCAGCGCACCGTAGAGAACAGGGTGAGGGAGTCTCCGGAGATGGTCCCCCCGCTACTGGGCTTACTCCAATCTAGCATCCCGGTCGACGGCACGCTGGAAATCATCGCTGTCGCTAGCCTCGCCGCAATCGGCATCTGGTACCTCGGCACCTGGTTGCAGGCCCGCTTCCGGACGGTGAACGCGGAACTCGTCCGCGCTGGACTCCTCCTTGCGCTTACCGTCGTCGTCACCGTCGTCCTCGTACAGCAGTGGCAATCGACCGCCGACCTGCTGTCTATCATGGGCGCACTCGAGTTCGGCGTCAACGCGGCAATTCTCGTCCTCCTCACAGTCGTCGTCTTCGTCGCCGCCCACGCGGTAACACGGATCGTCAAGCGGCTACTGCTCGGTGAGCGGCCGAAGGAGCGCACGATGACCGGACACCAGCGCCGCATCCTCTTCTACATCGGTCAGGTCGTCGTCTACGTCGCCGCCGTCTTCGCGTCGTTGGCTCTCTGGGGCATCCAGTTGAGCGATCTGCTGCTGGGGGCTGGCGTCCTCGGTATCGTCCTCGGGCTAGCGTTCCAGAGCACGCTCGGCTCGATTCTCGCCGGCTTCGTGCTGATGCTGTCCCGGCCCTTCGAGGTGGGTGACTGGGTGCGCATCGGCGACCACGAGGGGTTCATCACCGAGATATCGATCAACCACGTCCGGCTACGCAACCTCGACGGCGAACACGTCGTCCTGCCCAACGAGGGCGTGAACAATCGGACAATCATCAACCGCAGCGTCGAGGGAAAGCTCCGGCACACCGTCGAAGTGGGCGTCGATTACGACACCGACCCGGAGCGCGCGGAGGCAGTTGCCCTCGAGGCGATCAGCGACCTGGACGAGATCATGAGCCAGCCAGCCCCACAGGTGCTGCCGGTGCAGTTCACCGATTCGGCGGTCCTCCTGGAGGTCCGGTTCTGGATCGACAATCCGACGCCACAGCGCAGGTGGCGCGCCGCACAGGTCGTCATCCACGCGGTCAAGACCGCCTTCGGCGAAGCGGACGTCAAGATCCCGTTCCCGCAGCGCGAACTCACGGACCGCCAAGCGGACAGCGGCGCCCGCGTCGCCGAGACCTCACGGCGGCCCACCGAGACGGACGACCTGTAG
- a CDS encoding ribonucleoside reductase large chain, translated as MSSHDLSADDLTLPVKRVDGDTLADRMTDNAYQNILPARYLRKDSSGDPVESQEDLFERVAKNIALAEVVYETDEPVTVTPDQLKPDHPRRDELAEEVFGAGVTPEDDAEVELTEANVNKFAYDTIVPDLDDDSARAHVKSIRGEFQELMERLAFMPNSPTLMNAGDELQQLSACFVDSPGDDLTDIHQTAKEAAEVFQSGGGMGYAFWQLRPYGDSVGSTGGIASGPLTFMETFDQMCETIAQGGARRGAQMAVMRVSHPDVVEFIHAKNKDVSLAHTLRLNDPDDYTYTTFSEALEEARELIDEDGRVPKHLRNAVEGHLSNFNISVGVTDGFMEALENGEEYTFTNPRTGEPHIATEETREMYSRYGLGHYVEPGEELTIPAGELWDRIVEGAHENGEPGVIYLERVNKQHSFDVEEHPDHRILATNPCGEQPLEEYEACNLGHINLSTLAAQNAPDWRVWSEQNEFDSLEEGVERFLAEAVDTEEFDHRIEMGTRFLENVVTMSDFPVEKIEEKVAEMRKIGLGVMGLAQLYIQLGVKYGSEEGNEIARQLMTRIDHGSKAASHDLAGERDSFDEWGKSKYANPTEYAEWFEHHTGEDAADWADGYPIRNHNTTTIAPTGTTSMVGNTTGGCEPIYNVAYYKNVSDDVQGDEMLVEFDDYFLRTLVDNDIDVDAVKEEAQEQMANNEFDGVEGLETVPDAIGELFVVTSDLSGKEHAAVQTACQAGVDSAISKTCNFPNDASVEDMDEVYRYIYENGGKGVTVYRDGTRSKQVLTTRADNADFSGMDEDEAAEAMVEQIEETFGGIEGFLESEEVQAEFGEDLRDLFAGDEDALEGEFAEKQSRPDLLHGVTQRIDTGYGKLYVTINEDPERERPFELFANTGNSGGFTGSFTEALAKTISVALRSGVDPEEIADKLQGIRSPKVAWDKGEQVNSIPDAFGTALRRYLEGDVDRAAYPQQQHLTELTDESTATRETDGGGADAAVGGPQGPVSAGEGAAQDAEDATQSLIEAGESPECPDCGSMSLYFSEGCKTCESCGWSEC; from the coding sequence ATGAGCTCCCACGACCTCTCCGCGGACGACCTCACGCTGCCGGTCAAGCGCGTCGACGGCGACACGCTGGCCGACCGGATGACCGACAACGCCTACCAGAACATCCTGCCCGCGCGCTACCTCCGCAAGGACTCCAGCGGCGACCCCGTCGAGAGCCAGGAGGACCTCTTCGAGCGCGTCGCGAAGAACATCGCGCTCGCGGAAGTCGTCTACGAGACGGACGAGCCGGTGACGGTCACGCCGGACCAGCTCAAACCCGACCACCCGCGCCGCGACGAACTCGCCGAGGAAGTGTTCGGTGCGGGCGTCACCCCCGAGGACGACGCCGAGGTCGAACTGACCGAAGCGAACGTCAACAAGTTCGCCTACGACACCATCGTCCCCGACCTCGACGACGACAGCGCGCGAGCGCACGTCAAGAGCATCCGCGGCGAGTTCCAGGAACTGATGGAGCGCCTCGCGTTCATGCCGAACTCGCCGACGCTGATGAACGCCGGCGACGAACTCCAGCAGCTCTCGGCCTGCTTCGTCGACTCGCCGGGCGACGACCTCACGGACATCCACCAGACCGCCAAGGAGGCCGCCGAAGTGTTCCAGTCAGGCGGCGGCATGGGGTACGCGTTCTGGCAGCTCCGCCCCTACGGCGACTCCGTCGGCTCCACGGGCGGCATCGCCTCCGGGCCGCTGACGTTCATGGAGACGTTCGACCAGATGTGCGAGACCATCGCGCAGGGCGGCGCGCGCCGCGGCGCCCAGATGGCCGTAATGCGGGTCTCCCACCCGGACGTCGTGGAGTTCATCCACGCGAAGAACAAGGACGTGAGCCTCGCGCACACGCTCCGCCTCAACGACCCCGACGACTACACGTACACCACGTTCTCCGAGGCCTTGGAGGAGGCCCGCGAACTCATCGACGAGGACGGCCGCGTGCCCAAGCACCTCCGGAACGCCGTCGAGGGCCACCTCTCTAACTTCAACATCTCCGTCGGCGTCACCGACGGCTTCATGGAGGCCCTGGAGAACGGCGAGGAGTACACGTTCACGAACCCGCGTACGGGCGAACCACACATTGCCACCGAGGAGACCAGGGAGATGTACTCCCGCTACGGGCTCGGCCACTACGTCGAACCCGGCGAGGAGCTCACCATCCCCGCCGGCGAGCTCTGGGACCGCATCGTCGAGGGCGCCCACGAGAACGGCGAACCCGGCGTCATCTACCTCGAGCGCGTCAACAAGCAGCACTCCTTCGACGTCGAGGAGCACCCCGACCACCGCATCCTCGCGACGAACCCCTGTGGCGAGCAGCCCCTCGAGGAGTACGAGGCCTGCAACCTCGGCCACATCAACCTCTCGACGCTCGCCGCCCAGAACGCGCCCGACTGGCGCGTCTGGAGCGAGCAGAACGAGTTCGACTCCCTGGAGGAGGGCGTCGAGCGCTTCCTCGCGGAGGCCGTCGACACCGAGGAGTTCGACCACCGCATCGAGATGGGGACGCGCTTCCTCGAGAACGTCGTCACCATGTCGGACTTCCCGGTCGAGAAGATCGAGGAGAAGGTCGCCGAGATGCGCAAGATCGGTCTCGGCGTCATGGGCCTCGCGCAGCTGTACATCCAGCTCGGCGTGAAGTACGGCAGCGAGGAGGGCAACGAGATCGCCCGCCAGCTGATGACGCGCATCGACCACGGATCGAAGGCCGCGAGCCACGACCTCGCGGGCGAGCGCGACAGCTTCGACGAGTGGGGCAAGTCCAAGTACGCGAACCCGACCGAGTACGCGGAGTGGTTCGAACACCACACCGGCGAGGACGCCGCGGACTGGGCGGACGGCTACCCCATCCGCAACCACAACACGACGACCATCGCGCCGACCGGCACCACGTCGATGGTCGGCAACACCACGGGCGGCTGTGAGCCCATCTACAACGTCGCCTACTACAAGAACGTCTCCGACGACGTGCAGGGCGACGAGATGCTCGTGGAGTTCGACGACTACTTCCTCCGGACGCTGGTCGACAACGACATCGACGTCGACGCGGTCAAGGAGGAGGCACAGGAGCAGATGGCGAACAACGAGTTCGACGGCGTCGAGGGCCTGGAGACGGTCCCGGACGCCATCGGTGAACTGTTCGTCGTCACCTCCGACCTCTCCGGGAAGGAGCACGCCGCGGTCCAGACCGCGTGCCAGGCGGGCGTCGACTCCGCCATCTCGAAGACCTGCAACTTCCCGAACGACGCCTCCGTCGAGGACATGGACGAGGTGTACCGCTACATCTACGAGAACGGCGGGAAGGGCGTCACCGTCTACCGCGACGGCACCCGCAGCAAGCAGGTGCTGACGACGCGCGCCGACAACGCCGACTTCTCCGGGATGGACGAGGACGAGGCAGCCGAAGCGATGGTCGAGCAGATCGAGGAGACGTTCGGCGGCATCGAGGGCTTCCTCGAGTCCGAGGAGGTTCAGGCCGAGTTCGGCGAGGACCTCCGGGACCTGTTCGCGGGCGACGAGGACGCACTCGAGGGCGAGTTCGCCGAGAAGCAGTCCCGTCCCGACCTCCTCCACGGCGTCACCCAGCGCATCGACACCGGCTACGGGAAGCTCTACGTCACTATCAACGAGGACCCCGAGCGCGAGCGGCCGTTCGAGCTGTTCGCTAACACCGGCAACAGCGGTGGCTTCACGGGCTCGTTCACGGAGGCGCTCGCGAAGACCATCTCCGTCGCGCTCCGCTCGGGCGTCGACCCCGAGGAGATCGCCGACAAACTGCAGGGCATCCGCAGCCCGAAGGTCGCCTGGGACAAGGGCGAGCAGGTCAACTCTATCCCGGACGCCTTCGGTACCGCGCTCCGCCGCTACCTCGAAGGTGACGTCGACCGCGCGGCCTACCCCCAGCAGCAACACCTCACCGAACTCACCGACGAGTCGACGGCCACCCGCGAGACCGACGGCGGTGGGGCCGACGCCGCGGTCGGCGGCCCGCAGGGCCCGGTCAGCGCGGGCGAGGGCGCTGCACAGGACGCCGAGGACGCGACCCAGTCGCTCATCGAGGCGGGCGAGAGCCCCGAGTGTCCGGACTGCGGGTCGATGAGCCTCTACTTCAGCGAGGGCTGCAAGACCTGCGAGTCCTGCGGCTGGAGCGAGTGCTGA
- a CDS encoding para-aminobenzoate synthase translates to MKVLFVDNFDSFTYNLVEYVSEQQVDGGRPETPVVKNSASLDDVRDVDPDAIVVSPGPGHPKNDRDVGVTADVLRDVSPDVPTLGVCLGMEAAVYEYGGEVGRAPEPIHGKTSDVEHDGRGVFAGVEQEFPAARYHSLACTEIPDCFEVSATVAGGDLPMGVRHREHPIACVQFHPESVLTGAGHDLIRNFLAAV, encoded by the coding sequence GTGAAAGTCCTCTTCGTCGACAACTTCGACTCGTTCACGTACAACCTCGTGGAGTACGTCTCCGAACAGCAGGTCGACGGCGGACGCCCGGAGACACCGGTGGTGAAGAACTCCGCGAGCCTCGACGACGTGCGCGACGTCGACCCGGACGCCATCGTCGTCAGCCCCGGCCCCGGCCACCCGAAGAACGACCGCGACGTCGGCGTCACGGCCGACGTCCTGCGGGACGTGAGCCCGGACGTGCCGACGCTCGGCGTCTGCCTCGGCATGGAGGCCGCGGTGTACGAGTACGGCGGCGAAGTCGGTCGCGCCCCCGAACCGATTCACGGCAAGACGAGTGACGTCGAGCACGACGGCCGGGGCGTCTTCGCGGGCGTCGAACAGGAGTTCCCAGCGGCCCGCTACCACTCGCTGGCGTGCACGGAGATTCCGGACTGCTTCGAGGTGTCGGCCACCGTCGCGGGCGGCGACCTCCCGATGGGCGTCCGCCACCGCGAGCACCCCATTGCCTGCGTGCAGTTCCACCCCGAGAGCGTCCTGACGGGCGCCGGCCACGACCTGATTCGTAACTTCCTCGCCGCGGTGTGA
- a CDS encoding anthranilate synthase, with translation MDTTRSAFSDLAGDGPAVVRVAATLEADVSPLTAYDALTEGDYGFLLESAEKTAASDPDGAFRPSSASENRHARYSFVGYDPAAVVAVGPDGTDVERLRDERAADLLGTGEGDVLDRLRGVLPDVQRRGFPDGDRQLLDGGLVGFLAYDAVYDLWLEEVGVERPETPLPDAEFVLSTRTLVFDRATGDVSLVFTPVVGDEDDPDAAYDDLRAEAERVQAVLAGAEAPEFGGFRVTDERAGPRDEYEDAVAKAKEAVFDGEVYQAVVSRTRELDGDVDPRGLYAALRDVNPSPYMFLLSHDDRTVVGASPETLVAVHDDTVVNNPIAGTCPRGASPVEDRRLAGEMLADEKERAEHAMLVDLARNDVRRVSEPGSVRVPEFMRVLKYSHVQHIESTVTGTLAGDADAFDATRASFPAGTLSGAPKVRAMEHIDALEASPRGIYGGGVGYFSWTGDAEFAIAIRSATIEAGSGGADDTLRVRAGAGVVADSDPAAEFDETEAKMDGVLAAVERIREREPEPEVQP, from the coding sequence ATGGACACCACTCGCTCGGCGTTCAGCGACCTCGCGGGCGACGGGCCGGCGGTCGTGCGCGTCGCCGCGACCCTCGAAGCCGACGTCTCCCCGCTCACTGCGTACGACGCGCTCACCGAGGGGGACTACGGCTTCCTGCTGGAGAGCGCCGAGAAGACCGCTGCGAGCGACCCGGACGGCGCGTTCCGCCCGTCGAGCGCCTCCGAGAACCGCCACGCCCGCTACTCCTTCGTCGGCTACGACCCCGCCGCCGTCGTGGCCGTCGGACCGGACGGGACCGACGTCGAGCGCCTCCGTGACGAGCGCGCGGCCGACCTGCTCGGAACCGGCGAGGGTGACGTGCTCGACCGACTGCGGGGCGTGCTGCCCGACGTCCAGCGCCGCGGCTTCCCCGACGGGGACCGCCAGCTACTCGACGGCGGCCTCGTCGGCTTCCTCGCGTACGACGCGGTGTACGACCTCTGGCTGGAGGAGGTGGGCGTCGAGCGCCCCGAGACGCCGCTCCCGGACGCGGAGTTCGTTTTGTCGACGCGGACGCTCGTCTTCGACCGTGCGACGGGCGACGTCTCGCTCGTGTTCACGCCCGTCGTCGGCGACGAGGACGACCCAGACGCTGCCTACGACGACCTCCGCGCGGAGGCCGAACGCGTGCAGGCAGTGCTCGCCGGGGCGGAAGCCCCCGAGTTCGGCGGCTTTCGCGTCACCGACGAGCGCGCCGGCCCGCGCGACGAATACGAGGACGCCGTCGCGAAGGCGAAGGAGGCGGTGTTCGACGGCGAGGTGTACCAGGCGGTCGTCTCGCGCACGCGTGAACTCGACGGCGACGTCGACCCCCGGGGCCTCTACGCCGCGCTCCGCGACGTCAACCCCTCGCCGTACATGTTCCTGCTCTCCCACGACGACCGCACCGTTGTCGGCGCGAGTCCCGAGACGCTGGTCGCGGTCCACGACGACACCGTGGTGAACAACCCAATCGCGGGCACCTGTCCCCGTGGCGCCAGCCCCGTCGAGGACCGCCGCCTTGCGGGCGAGATGCTCGCCGACGAGAAGGAGCGCGCCGAACACGCGATGCTCGTGGACCTGGCGCGCAACGACGTGCGCCGCGTCAGCGAACCCGGGAGCGTCCGCGTCCCCGAGTTCATGCGCGTGCTGAAGTACAGCCACGTCCAGCACATCGAGTCCACCGTCACCGGGACGCTCGCAGGGGACGCGGACGCCTTCGACGCGACCCGCGCGTCGTTCCCCGCGGGCACCCTTTCGGGGGCGCCGAAGGTCCGCGCGATGGAGCACATTGACGCCCTCGAGGCCTCCCCCAGGGGAATCTACGGCGGCGGCGTCGGCTACTTCTCGTGGACCGGGGACGCGGAGTTCGCTATCGCCATCCGGTCGGCCACCATCGAGGCTGGGAGCGGCGGTGCGGACGATACCCTCCGCGTGCGTGCGGGGGCGGGCGTCGTCGCCGACAGCGACCCGGCCGCTGAGTTCGACGAGACGGAGGCGAAGATGGACGGCGTGCTCGCCGCCGTCGAGCGTATCCGCGAGCGCGAACCGGAACCGGAGGTCCAGCCGTGA
- a CDS encoding N-(5'-phosphoribosyl)anthranilate isomerase, which yields MTRVKICGLTDEADLRAAAAAGADAVGIIADVPVDTPREVAVEQAADLVAAAPPFVTTVLVTMPDAPEHAVELVDRVNPDVVQLHGDLPVGDVAYVAANADAGVLNSVDAANPDAGRYDDVVDALLVDSVDGDGAGGTGRTHDWEATREFAASVDSPVVLAGGLTPENVADAVEAADPFAVDVASGVEAAGGEKDHDAVREFVANAKADHAVVES from the coding sequence ATGACGCGCGTGAAGATCTGTGGGCTCACGGACGAGGCGGACCTGCGAGCGGCCGCCGCGGCTGGCGCCGACGCCGTTGGGATAATCGCCGACGTGCCCGTGGACACGCCCCGGGAGGTGGCCGTCGAGCAGGCCGCAGACCTGGTCGCCGCGGCGCCGCCGTTCGTCACCACCGTCCTCGTGACGATGCCCGACGCACCCGAGCACGCGGTCGAACTCGTCGACCGCGTGAACCCGGACGTCGTCCAGTTGCACGGCGACCTGCCGGTCGGCGACGTGGCGTACGTCGCGGCGAACGCGGACGCGGGCGTGCTGAATTCCGTCGACGCCGCGAACCCCGACGCCGGCCGATACGACGACGTTGTCGACGCGCTGCTGGTTGACTCCGTGGACGGCGACGGCGCGGGCGGCACTGGCCGCACCCACGACTGGGAAGCGACCCGCGAGTTCGCGGCGTCGGTCGACTCGCCGGTCGTCCTCGCGGGCGGACTCACGCCGGAGAACGTCGCGGACGCCGTCGAGGCAGCCGACCCGTTCGCCGTGGACGTGGCCTCCGGCGTGGAGGCTGCCGGCGGTGAGAAGGACCACGACGCGGTCAGGGAGTTCGTGGCGAACGCGAAGGCCGACCACGCGGTGGTCGAATCGTGA
- the trpD gene encoding anthranilate phosphoribosyltransferase (Catalyzes the conversion of N-(5-phospho-D-ribosyl)-anthranilate and diphosphate to anthranilate and 5-phospho-alpha-D-ribose 1-diphosphate), with protein sequence MNEYTERVADGEDLSLADARDAVTRIFEDATDAQIGALLVALRAKGETETEIAGFARGMRDAARTIDPDREPLVDTCGTGGDDYDTINVSTTSTLVVGGAGVPVAKHGNYSVSSSSGSSDVLEEVGVDLDADPESVEALVEDHGIGYMHAPAFHPAMKAVIGPRRELEMRTIFNLLGPLTNPAGADAQVVGVYDPDLVPTLARALSHMDVDRALVVHGDGLDEFALHGPSTVAEVDGDSVEEYTVTPADFGLDEAPIEAVSGGTPEENARDLRGIVSGDVTGPKRDIILANAGAAIYVAGEADSLEAGAERAREAIDSGDAAETLRTLQGTRTATQ encoded by the coding sequence ATAAACGAGTACACCGAGCGCGTCGCAGACGGCGAGGACCTGAGTCTCGCCGACGCTCGCGACGCCGTCACGCGAATCTTCGAGGACGCAACGGACGCCCAGATCGGCGCGCTGCTCGTGGCGCTCCGCGCGAAGGGCGAAACGGAGACGGAGATCGCGGGGTTCGCGCGAGGGATGCGCGACGCCGCACGCACCATCGACCCGGACCGCGAACCGCTCGTCGACACCTGCGGCACGGGCGGTGACGACTACGACACTATCAACGTCTCCACCACCTCCACGCTCGTCGTCGGCGGCGCAGGCGTCCCCGTGGCCAAACACGGCAACTACTCCGTCTCCTCCTCCTCGGGCAGTTCCGACGTCCTCGAGGAAGTTGGCGTGGACCTCGACGCCGACCCCGAATCGGTCGAGGCACTCGTCGAGGACCACGGCATCGGCTACATGCACGCGCCGGCGTTCCACCCCGCGATGAAGGCCGTCATCGGCCCGCGCCGGGAACTCGAGATGCGGACCATCTTCAACCTGCTCGGCCCGCTCACGAACCCCGCGGGCGCGGACGCCCAGGTCGTCGGCGTCTACGACCCCGACCTCGTGCCGACGCTCGCCCGCGCGCTCTCGCACATGGACGTCGACCGGGCGCTCGTCGTCCACGGCGACGGCCTCGACGAGTTCGCGCTCCACGGCCCCTCGACCGTTGCGGAGGTCGACGGCGACAGCGTCGAGGAGTACACCGTCACGCCAGCCGACTTCGGGCTCGACGAGGCGCCCATCGAAGCCGTCTCTGGCGGCACCCCCGAGGAGAACGCCCGCGACCTCCGCGGCATCGTCTCGGGAGACGTCACCGGCCCGAAGCGCGACATCATCCTCGCGAACGCCGGCGCCGCCATCTACGTCGCGGGCGAGGCCGACTCGCTCGAAGCGGGCGCCGAGCGCGCACGCGAAGCCATCGACTCTGGCGACGCAGCAGAGACGCTCCGGACCCTCCAGGGAACCCGCACGGCGACGCAATGA
- a CDS encoding carbon monoxide dehydrogenase: protein MTTLDISLTVNGTAHELTVEPRTLLVHALRDELGYTGANIGCESGRCGACTVHLDGRAVKSCTLLAAQADERAVTTVEGLGADGEPHPIQEAFKEEHGLQCGYCTPGMLLASTDLIESEESLDEEAIREGIDGNLCRCTGYQNIVEAVGTAQSRMEDDR from the coding sequence ATGACGACACTCGACATCTCACTGACGGTGAACGGAACCGCACACGAACTCACGGTCGAACCGCGGACGCTTCTCGTGCACGCGCTCCGAGACGAACTCGGATACACCGGGGCGAACATCGGGTGCGAGAGCGGTCGGTGTGGCGCCTGCACTGTTCACCTCGACGGGCGGGCTGTCAAGTCCTGCACGCTGCTCGCCGCGCAGGCCGACGAACGAGCCGTCACGACTGTCGAAGGGCTCGGAGCCGACGGCGAGCCCCACCCCATCCAGGAGGCGTTCAAGGAGGAACACGGTCTCCAGTGTGGCTACTGTACGCCGGGGATGCTTCTCGCCAGCACCGACCTCATCGAGAGCGAAGAATCGCTCGACGAAGAGGCGATTCGCGAGGGTATCGACGGCAACCTCTGTCGGTGCACCGGCTACCAGAACATCGTCGAAGCGGTCGGTACAGCGCAGTCCCGGATGGAGGACGACCGATGA